Proteins from a genomic interval of Candidatus Aminicenantes bacterium:
- a CDS encoding sodium:calcium symporter: protein NGGGAFMIPNISHLLFLGVPLMWVEWSIGRHGGVHGHGTTPGMFSLMWKHPVAKYLGALGISMPFIIVVYYNFIESWTLGFAWFSGTGKYFGLTTRDAMGHFLRGFQGVEHNQFFSSWLPVIIFIGITISLNYYFLRKGISKGIEVLAKIGMPVLFVFGIVLAIRVLTLGHPASGVSSVGAGMGFMWNPDFSQLSRATVWLVAAGQIFFTLSLGQGIINTYASYLREKDDVTLNGLTTSMTNEFAEVILGGTIAIPVAVAFFGVVETKLIANEGAFNLGFQSLPVIFQKLPLGQILGAMWFFLLFIAGITSSVAMTSPAIAFLEDEFKWKRTKAVNTVFAVMVACTVAVVAFFKFGFLDELDFWAGTFGLVVFATIEIIIFSWIFGVKRGWEDMHQGADLKVPKIFKFILKYVTPVYMLVVLGAWTYQEAIAKFLMKGEEQSRHPYLWGARAMFVGLILLTVGMVWLAWRKKKNQTQEQ from the coding sequence AACGGCGGCGGCGCCTTCATGATCCCCAACATCAGCCACCTGCTCTTCCTGGGCGTGCCGCTGATGTGGGTCGAATGGTCGATCGGCCGCCACGGCGGCGTCCACGGCCACGGCACCACGCCGGGCATGTTCTCGCTGATGTGGAAGCACCCGGTTGCCAAGTACCTCGGAGCTTTGGGAATTTCCATGCCGTTCATCATTGTGGTTTACTACAATTTCATCGAGTCCTGGACCCTCGGCTTCGCCTGGTTCTCGGGCACCGGCAAGTATTTCGGCCTGACCACGCGCGACGCCATGGGGCACTTCCTGCGCGGCTTCCAGGGGGTCGAACACAACCAGTTCTTCTCCTCCTGGCTGCCGGTCATCATTTTCATCGGCATCACCATTTCATTGAATTACTATTTCCTGCGCAAGGGCATTTCCAAGGGGATCGAGGTGCTGGCCAAGATCGGCATGCCGGTGCTGTTCGTCTTCGGCATCGTGCTGGCCATCCGCGTCCTGACCCTGGGGCATCCTGCTTCGGGCGTCTCCTCGGTGGGCGCAGGCATGGGCTTCATGTGGAACCCCGACTTCAGCCAGCTCAGCCGGGCCACGGTCTGGCTGGTGGCGGCGGGGCAGATATTTTTCACCCTGAGCCTCGGCCAGGGCATCATCAACACCTACGCCTCCTACCTGCGCGAAAAGGATGATGTCACCCTCAACGGCTTGACCACCTCCATGACCAACGAATTCGCCGAGGTCATCCTGGGCGGCACCATCGCCATCCCGGTCGCCGTCGCCTTTTTCGGCGTGGTGGAGACCAAGCTCATCGCCAACGAGGGGGCTTTCAACCTCGGCTTCCAGTCGCTGCCGGTCATTTTCCAGAAGCTTCCTTTGGGCCAGATTTTGGGCGCCATGTGGTTCTTCCTGCTGTTCATCGCCGGCATCACCTCCTCGGTGGCCATGACCTCGCCGGCCATCGCCTTCCTGGAGGACGAGTTTAAGTGGAAGCGGACCAAGGCGGTGAACACGGTATTTGCCGTCATGGTGGCCTGCACGGTCGCCGTCGTCGCCTTTTTCAAGTTCGGCTTCCTCGACGAACTCGATTTCTGGGCCGGCACCTTCGGCCTGGTCGTTTTCGCCACCATCGAGATCATCATCTTCTCCTGGATCTTCGGCGTGAAGAGAGGCTGGGAAGACATGCACCAGGGGGCCGATCTGAAAGTTCCCAAGATATTCAAGTTCATCCTGAAGTACGTCACCCCGGTCTACATGCTGGTGGTGCTGGGCGCCTGGACCTACCAGGAGGCCATCGCCAAGTTCCTGATGAAAGGAGAGGAGCAGAGCCGCCACCCCTACCTCTGGGGGGCGCGGGCCATGTTCGTCGGCCTGATCCTGCTCACCGTGGGCATGGTCTGGCTGGCCTGGCGCAAGAAGAAGAACCAGACGCAAGAGCAATAA
- a CDS encoding ABC transporter substrate-binding protein, with the protein MICLLFSVLGAEQSVIYLRLADALTLDPGKFEDFYSQEVIANVFEGLVRLRPGSLVVEPCLAERWIFKENGKRWLFYLRRGVKFHNGKDFNARSVVYSFKKRMENMGGEYSAFGRVFPFISAVSAKDDWSVEIVLTRPYLSFLSSLVDFRADIIAPGSANGREFKPVGTGPFVLSEWVKGRSLVLRRNPLYWDTPARIDKVVFRSEKSASLRVAQIKNGSVQISMIRSAAEYSELAGKSDIGIISQPSMSTHYLAFNSLRPPFTQLKVRKAFSHLLNIKVLVRRVFQNLAVPADQFLPPAMTGTAPAIGGTNFSLQQARLLLKEAGLAKGFSCSLSYSEGQFGVEEIAKAIVAKAKLVNVMVKSIKLPFDQFFRVVQNGDSDLILMSWGYTADPIVFLNPMFMLVPSSGKMFSVSPAYAEILSKAEMTIDWKTREKYYAEAQRLIFSELPLLPLFHLNELVAYTKRVSWLRMDPLGFLLFKDAILNHE; encoded by the coding sequence ATGATTTGTCTGCTTTTTTCCGTGCTGGGAGCGGAACAGTCCGTGATTTATCTGCGTTTGGCCGATGCCTTGACCCTCGATCCCGGCAAATTCGAGGATTTTTATTCTCAAGAAGTGATTGCCAATGTCTTTGAGGGGCTGGTTCGCCTACGCCCTGGGAGTCTGGTCGTGGAACCATGCCTGGCTGAGCGCTGGATTTTCAAGGAAAATGGCAAACGCTGGTTGTTTTATCTGCGGCGCGGTGTGAAGTTTCACAACGGCAAGGATTTCAACGCCCGCTCCGTAGTGTATTCCTTTAAAAAACGGATGGAGAACATGGGGGGCGAATACAGTGCTTTCGGGCGTGTCTTCCCTTTCATCTCTGCTGTATCCGCTAAAGACGATTGGAGCGTGGAGATCGTCCTCACCCGGCCATATCTTTCTTTTCTTTCGTCCCTGGTCGATTTCAGAGCCGATATCATAGCCCCGGGTTCTGCAAACGGGCGGGAATTCAAGCCGGTAGGCACTGGACCTTTCGTTCTTTCTGAATGGGTCAAGGGTAGATCCCTGGTCTTGCGGCGCAATCCCCTTTATTGGGATACTCCGGCGCGGATCGATAAGGTGGTTTTCAGGAGCGAGAAAAGCGCCTCGCTCAGAGTCGCGCAGATTAAAAACGGCAGCGTTCAAATCTCTATGATCCGTTCTGCGGCTGAATACAGCGAGCTGGCGGGCAAGAGTGATATCGGGATCATCTCGCAACCATCCATGAGCACCCATTACCTCGCTTTCAATAGCTTACGTCCACCCTTTACTCAACTGAAGGTCCGAAAGGCCTTCAGCCACCTGCTGAACATAAAAGTCCTGGTTCGGCGCGTGTTCCAGAATCTGGCCGTGCCGGCCGACCAGTTCCTACCGCCGGCCATGACCGGAACTGCCCCCGCTATTGGCGGCACCAACTTCAGTCTGCAGCAAGCGCGGCTACTGCTCAAAGAAGCCGGTCTGGCCAAGGGCTTCTCCTGCAGCCTTTCATACTCCGAGGGTCAGTTCGGTGTCGAGGAGATTGCCAAGGCCATTGTCGCCAAAGCCAAGCTGGTTAATGTCATGGTCAAGAGCATCAAGCTGCCTTTTGACCAGTTTTTCAGGGTTGTACAAAACGGTGATTCCGATCTCATCCTGATGTCCTGGGGTTATACGGCCGATCCGATAGTTTTTCTAAACCCAATGTTCATGCTCGTCCCCAGCAGCGGTAAAATGTTTTCGGTAAGCCCCGCTTATGCCGAGATATTGTCCAAGGCCGAAATGACCATTGACTGGAAAACGCGGGAGAAATATTATGCGGAAGCCCAGCGATTGATCTTCAGCGAATTGCCCCTGCTGCCCCTGTTTCACCTCAACGAGCTGGTGGCCTACACGAAGCGGGTCAGCTGGCTACGCATGGATCCCCTTGGGTTTTTGCTCTTCAAAGACGCCATCCTGAATCACGAATAG